GTCGACCGGCGCGGCCTGAGCGGCGCGGGCCACTTCAGCGGCCACGTCAGCCCCGGCGATCGGCTGGATCAGACCTTCGGGCACCCGGACCTCGCCGTCGACGGTCAGTGATGCGGTGATGCCGTCGGCGAACTCGTGGAACTGCGTGGCACGCACGACGGTGTAGGGCAACCCAGACTCGGCGATGATGCGCTCCTGGGCGACCTTGGCGCGCATGTAGCCGCTGTCGGGCAGGCCGTCGCAGTTCACGATGGAGAGCACCACGTAGTGGCCGACGTCAGCGGCTTTGGCCGCGTCTACCTGGTTGGTGGTGGACTTGGTGAAGAAGTCCAGCACCGGTCCGTCGGCGAAGTCGGGTGAGTTGACCACGTCGACGAGCACGTCGGCGCCCGAGAGGGCGTCGGCCAGGCCGTCTCCGGTCAGCACGTCGACACCGGAATTGCGGGCAGCTGCCACGGTCTCGTGGCCGGCGGCGCGCAGCAGCTCTACGACCTTGGTACCGATCTGCCCGCTGGCACCCATCACAGTGATCTTCATCCTCGATACACCCTCTCTTCACAGCACGATTTCGGTACCTCGACCCTGGCACCGTGCGGTCCGTGGGGGAACCCCGGAAAGTCCGTAGTCTGCTTCGCGGCGGGCGGGGTTTGGGGCCCCGGTCAGCGGCCGACAGCGATGTCGCGCAGTTCGCGGCGCGAGCGGATTCCCAGCTTGGCGAAGACCTTGCGCAGGTGCCATTCGACGGTGTGAGCACTGATGAACAGCTGGGCCCCGATCTCGACATTGGTCAGGCCGGCACCGGCCAGCTCGGCGATCTGCCGCTCCTGTGGTGTCATCACGTCACCGCCGGGCGCGGCCTTGCCGCTGACTTTGTCGCCGATCACCTGTAGTTCGCGGCGGCTGCGCTGCGCGAAGGCCTGCGCCCCGAACCCAGTGAACATCTCGTGGGCGGTGCGCAGCTGCCTACGCGCGTCACCGCGCCGCTTCTCCCGGCGCAGCCACTCCCCGTACACCAGGTGCGCACGCGCCAGGTCCACGGCGATCCGGGTGCGCTCCAGCCGCTCGACGGCCTCGACATAGTGGTCCTCGGCGGCGGGGCCGTCACACAGCAGCGCTCGCGAGCGGGCCAATACGCCCAGCCCCCAGTCGGTTCCGCTGACGGTGGTGCGTTCGGCCAGCTGCGCCAGCGCCTCGGCGGCCAATGTCAGCTCGCCGCCGCGCACCCCGGCCTCCACCAGTTCGGCCAGGTTCCACCCGTAGAGGCCCAGATCCTCGTACTCCAGCACCCGGCGCAGCGCCTCGCATGCCGACTGGTAGCGGCCCAAGCCGTTGTTGAGCACCGCGGAGGCGTAGCCGATCAGCGCGATGATGCGGCCCTCCCCGCGGGCGGCCCCGCTGCGGGCCGCGGCGTCGATCAGCGCGGTCGCCGCGGCTTCCTCGCCCGTCCAGGCCGCCAACGCCAGCGCGTGATAGCGCACCGGGGTCTGACCGGACGCCGCGCTCAGGGCGTCGGCGTCGGCGATCAGCGCGCGCGCCGCCGCGAACTCGCCGGCCTGCACGTGTACGCCGGCCCGGGTCGTCAACGCGACCGGCAGCATGGCCAGCGCACCGGTGTCGGTCGCGACCCGCACGGCGTCATTGGCGATCCGATACCAGGCCTGGTCGTCCCACACGTCATGCACGGCGGCTTCGTATCCGATCGGAAACGCCTGCCATGACCAGGTGTTTGGGGTCAGTGCGGCAATCGCGGCACGCAACGGCTCCAGGCCGGCCTGGCAGCCGGCGCTGATACGGGTGGTCAACGCAAGCAGCAGCAGGTCAGCCGGCCGGTTCGTCCGCACGCCCGCTGCCAGCGCCGCCGCGGTGTGCTGGCGCACCTGCGCCCCGAATGCCCGGCCCGCATACATCGCCGCACTGACCGCCTCCAACAGGGTCTCTTGCGCCATCACCGCGTCAATGGGCTCCAAACGACTTGCCGCGCTGAAGAATTGGTGAACTGAGTCAAGAACGGTGGAGGTGTGTCCGCTCCCGCGGCCACGGGTGAACGCCAACTGCGCGCGCATCCGGGCCAGCCGAGCACGCTGCAGCTCGTCGAGCGGTGCGAGCTCGGCGGTGCCCAACAGGACTGCGGCGGCGTCTATTTCAGCCACCTCCCGCTTGGCTTCGGCGGCATCGAGCGCCCGGGACCCGCGCCGCAGCGGGTCGGGCGTCAGTTCGGTGGCACGAGCCAAAAATGCTGCCGCCGCGGCGGTTCCACCGCGCAATGCCGCCCTGTCAGCAGAACGTTCCAGCTCCGCGGCGACCGATTCGTCCGGGCCGGGCGCCGCATGGGCGCGATGCCACGCCCGCCGGTCGGGGTCGTGCGCCGGGTCGGTGGCCTGCGCCAGCGCGCGGTGGGCATCGCGGCGCTCTTCCAGACTCGCCGCGCGGTAGATCGCCGAACGCACCAGTGGATGCCGGAACCGCACCCGCGCGCCCACCTCGATCAGGCCGGCCTCCTCTGCCGGAGCGATGGCCGCGGCCGCCAGGCCCGACTCACCGGCCGCCCGCAGCAACAGCGCCGCATCCCCCACCGGCTCGGCGGCAGCCAGCAACAAGAGTCGTTGGGCGTCGTCTGGCAACGCATGAACCCGGGCCAGGTAATGGCGTTCGATCTGTCCCGCCACCGGTACCACGTCGGGGCGGTAGTAGCCGCCGGCCAACTCGGCCGCGGACAGCCCCCGCGGCAGTTCCAACAACGCCAGCGGGTTGCCGTGAGTCTCGGCGACGATCCGGTCGGCGACCTGGGAATCGATCCGGCCCGGCAGCGCCGACTCCAGCACGGCGCGCGCGTCGGCGTCGGCCAGGCCGCGCAACATCAGTTTCGGCAGTCCGGTCAGTCCGTCGACGGGTTCCCGCAGTGCGCACACCAACGCGACGGGTTCGGCCCGTAACCGGCGGGCTACGAACCCCAGCGTCTGAGCCGAAACCCGATCGAGCCACTGGGCATCGTCGATCAGACACAGCACCGGCTGCCGGGTGGCGACCCCGGCAAGCAGGCCCAACACCGCCAGCCCGACCAGAAATCGGTCCGGCGCCGATCCGCTGCTCATGCCGAACGCGATAGCCAGCGCCTCGCGCTGCGGTTCGGGCAACAGGTCGATCCCGTCGGCCACCGGTGCGCACAGCTGCTGCAGCCCGGCGAAGGCCAGCTCCATGTCGG
The window above is part of the Mycolicibacter sp. MU0102 genome. Proteins encoded here:
- a CDS encoding SDR family oxidoreductase; translated protein: MKITVMGASGQIGTKVVELLRAAGHETVAAARNSGVDVLTGDGLADALSGADVLVDVVNSPDFADGPVLDFFTKSTTNQVDAAKAADVGHYVVLSIVNCDGLPDSGYMRAKVAQERIIAESGLPYTVVRATQFHEFADGITASLTVDGEVRVPEGLIQPIAGADVAAEVARAAQAAPVDGIINIGGPEKLTFAELAALVLAHRGENLPIVVDPAAVYFGTKIGDTGLVTGDDATLAATRLADWQVTQ
- a CDS encoding AAA family ATPase, producing MSSRQNPRTPGVSGVLPSLRGRDAECEQLRETLAAARGGRSQVLVLRGEAGIGKTVLLDYLAESAPDFHVIRAAGVESDMELAFAGLQQLCAPVADGIDLLPEPQREALAIAFGMSSGSAPDRFLVGLAVLGLLAGVATRQPVLCLIDDAQWLDRVSAQTLGFVARRLRAEPVALVCALREPVDGLTGLPKLMLRGLADADARAVLESALPGRIDSQVADRIVAETHGNPLALLELPRGLSAAELAGGYYRPDVVPVAGQIERHYLARVHALPDDAQRLLLLAAAEPVGDAALLLRAAGESGLAAAAIAPAEEAGLIEVGARVRFRHPLVRSAIYRAASLEERRDAHRALAQATDPAHDPDRRAWHRAHAAPGPDESVAAELERSADRAALRGGTAAAAAFLARATELTPDPLRRGSRALDAAEAKREVAEIDAAAVLLGTAELAPLDELQRARLARMRAQLAFTRGRGSGHTSTVLDSVHQFFSAASRLEPIDAVMAQETLLEAVSAAMYAGRAFGAQVRQHTAAALAAGVRTNRPADLLLLALTTRISAGCQAGLEPLRAAIAALTPNTWSWQAFPIGYEAAVHDVWDDQAWYRIANDAVRVATDTGALAMLPVALTTRAGVHVQAGEFAAARALIADADALSAASGQTPVRYHALALAAWTGEEAAATALIDAAARSGAARGEGRIIALIGYASAVLNNGLGRYQSACEALRRVLEYEDLGLYGWNLAELVEAGVRGGELTLAAEALAQLAERTTVSGTDWGLGVLARSRALLCDGPAAEDHYVEAVERLERTRIAVDLARAHLVYGEWLRREKRRGDARRQLRTAHEMFTGFGAQAFAQRSRRELQVIGDKVSGKAAPGGDVMTPQERQIAELAGAGLTNVEIGAQLFISAHTVEWHLRKVFAKLGIRSRRELRDIAVGR